A window of the Nitrosopumilus ureiphilus genome harbors these coding sequences:
- the mtnA gene encoding S-methyl-5-thioribose-1-phosphate isomerase, whose amino-acid sequence MNDTIIDSSLRTVEWKNNKVVMVDQTKLPTELVFVEYDDFNQVANAIKTLVVRGAPAIGVSGAFGLALAVLQSHATIKDELLSDLENARKILFATRPTAINLGWGLEKIMNVAKSGDTVEQIKELVISEAKKMAEEDIEINKAMGKNGSVLFDDNDTIMTHCNAGALATVAYGTALGVIRATRESGKNVKVIATETRPIQQGSRLTVFELKHDGFDVSLIPDTAVGYSMANGLVNKVVVGADRIVKTGHVFNKIGTYQVATMAKQHGIPFYVAAPLSTIDLETKAEDVIIEMRKGSEVTGIGDKKTAPDDTNVINPAFDMTPPELVSGIITEKGVAKAPYGESIPKLFQAN is encoded by the coding sequence ATGAATGACACTATAATTGATTCATCTCTTAGAACAGTAGAGTGGAAAAATAATAAGGTTGTAATGGTTGATCAAACTAAATTACCTACTGAACTCGTTTTTGTAGAATATGATGATTTTAATCAAGTTGCTAATGCCATCAAAACTTTGGTAGTTAGAGGAGCTCCAGCAATTGGTGTTTCTGGTGCTTTTGGTTTAGCACTAGCAGTATTGCAAAGTCATGCTACTATTAAAGACGAATTATTATCCGATTTGGAAAATGCAAGAAAAATTCTTTTTGCAACTAGACCTACTGCGATAAACTTAGGCTGGGGATTAGAAAAAATTATGAATGTTGCAAAGTCTGGAGATACAGTTGAACAAATTAAAGAACTAGTGATTTCAGAAGCTAAAAAAATGGCAGAAGAAGACATTGAAATTAACAAAGCTATGGGAAAAAACGGCTCAGTTCTATTTGATGATAATGATACTATTATGACCCATTGTAATGCTGGTGCTCTAGCTACTGTTGCCTATGGTACAGCTTTAGGTGTAATTAGAGCAACTAGAGAAAGTGGAAAAAATGTCAAAGTAATAGCAACTGAGACTAGACCTATTCAACAAGGTTCAAGATTAACAGTATTTGAATTAAAACATGATGGATTTGATGTTAGTTTAATTCCAGATACTGCAGTAGGATATTCTATGGCAAATGGATTGGTGAACAAAGTTGTTGTAGGTGCAGACCGAATTGTAAAGACAGGTCATGTCTTTAATAAAATTGGAACGTATCAGGTAGCAACAATGGCCAAACAACACGGAATTCCTTTCTATGTTGCAGCACCGTTATCTACCATAGATTTAGAAACAAAAGCAGAGGATGTAATTATTGAAATGCGAAAAGGAAGTGAAGTTACAGGAATTGGTGATAAAAAGACGGCACCTGATGATACCAACGTCATTAATCCAGCATTTGATATGACTCCACCTGAATTAGTATCAGGAATTATTACAGAAAAAGGTGTGGCTAAGGCCCCTTATGGGGAGTCTATTCCAAAATTATTTCAAGCTAATTAA
- a CDS encoding PqqD family peptide modification chaperone, producing the protein MSTVSAQAIEESLKQCMDPEVPLNIVEMGLIYGIDVAENNDVNIKMTMTTQGCPLHETLVQDATRYAKKVPGVNNVKIDIVWEPAWSMDKMTDEGKMKLKNMGAAMNTPAPINYETALPQGVGKLVQQEDGSMVLANEHEQGFMVNQAIVDFWKSCNGQRKVTELVEVFAQQTGLQRNQVEKEVMQLLQQLREGGLITIAGQPETPNVEFKK; encoded by the coding sequence ATGAGTACTGTTTCTGCCCAGGCAATTGAAGAATCTTTAAAGCAATGCATGGATCCAGAAGTCCCTCTTAACATTGTAGAGATGGGGTTAATCTATGGAATTGATGTTGCAGAAAATAATGATGTTAATATCAAAATGACAATGACTACACAAGGCTGCCCACTACATGAAACTCTAGTTCAAGATGCAACTAGATATGCCAAAAAAGTCCCAGGAGTAAATAATGTCAAAATAGACATTGTATGGGAGCCTGCATGGTCAATGGATAAAATGACTGATGAAGGAAAAATGAAATTAAAAAATATGGGTGCTGCTATGAATACCCCAGCTCCAATTAACTATGAAACTGCATTACCACAAGGTGTAGGGAAGCTAGTACAACAAGAAGATGGCTCAATGGTATTGGCAAACGAACATGAACAAGGATTTATGGTAAATCAAGCAATCGTTGATTTTTGGAAATCTTGTAATGGCCAACGTAAAGTAACAGAACTAGTTGAAGTGTTTGCACAACAAACAGGACTACAAAGAAATCAAGTAGAAAAAGAAGTCATGCAATTGCTACAACAATTACGCGAAGGCGGATTAATCACAATTGCTGGTCAGCCTGAAACACCAAATGTTGAATTTAAAAAATAA
- a CDS encoding SDR family oxidoreductase translates to MTSAIIIGGSRGIGKAIAESLKSIKIDVFAASKKDIDTSDLKNVKRFLENHNQTDILVLNTGGPAPKQFFEITEEDWKLYHNQLFLGFCSILQNIKINDGGYIFLISSSVIKEPNAKLIISSAYRAAFSEVLKILSKEYAQRNISCINIAPGPINTDRTKELIENVEEFEKSLPMKRLGHPEEIGNFVKGIIENKVKYLSGVTINFDGANSNYIF, encoded by the coding sequence ATGACTAGTGCCATTATTATTGGAGGTTCAAGAGGGATAGGAAAAGCAATTGCTGAATCATTAAAATCCATAAAAATTGATGTTTTTGCAGCTTCTAAAAAGGATATTGATACTTCAGATTTGAAAAATGTGAAAAGATTTCTAGAAAATCATAATCAAACAGACATTCTAGTTCTAAATACGGGCGGTCCTGCCCCAAAACAATTTTTCGAAATAACTGAAGAAGATTGGAAATTATATCACAATCAATTGTTTTTAGGGTTTTGTTCTATTTTACAAAATATCAAAATCAATGATGGAGGATATATTTTTTTGATTAGTTCAAGCGTAATTAAAGAACCTAATGCAAAACTAATAATTTCTTCTGCATACCGTGCTGCATTTAGCGAGGTTTTGAAAATTTTAAGCAAAGAATATGCTCAAAGAAACATTAGTTGTATAAACATTGCACCAGGTCCAATAAATACAGATAGAACAAAGGAATTGATAGAAAATGTTGAAGAATTTGAAAAATCTTTACCTATGAAGAGATTAGGACATCCTGAAGAGATTGGAAACTTTGTCAAGGGTATAATTGAAAATAAAGTAAAGTATCTTTCAGGTGTTACGATAAACTTTGATGGAGCAAATTCAAACTATATTTTTTAG
- a CDS encoding Ig-like domain-containing protein produces the protein MQKLSGLFLFAVLISGTFSSGLAFAQVGPIAEDDFYSVNEDTILTVNSLGVLTNDTNTDSATFLAIIKTTTDFGTLNLNSNGTFTYQPNSNFASVDSFTYVANNGTHNSNNATVTISVIPVNDAPIAQDDIAQTQQNVQTSIDVLENDSDVEDDSLSIILVVDPTVTKGTVELADSKILFTPQNDFVGETSFSYMASDGDKTSNSANVTVTVVAAPDDDTIIEQLLAQIQSLLDKILNLENEITTLQEENSALALRNAELEDIIANGTSTDDDKDDNNNDKVIVCHKGKNTLSVSENAVSAHLKHGDELGKCDGDTEISPKKVIKNEIKELKFEYKIAKKELKNDFKEQEKDLKKQYKELKKEKKSKNKHDENDDEYDD, from the coding sequence ATGCAAAAACTCTCAGGACTATTCTTGTTTGCAGTATTAATCTCAGGAACATTCTCATCGGGGTTGGCTTTTGCTCAAGTAGGACCAATAGCAGAAGATGACTTCTATTCTGTTAATGAGGATACTATACTAACTGTTAATTCACTAGGAGTTTTAACTAATGATACCAATACTGATAGTGCAACATTTTTAGCAATTATTAAAACCACTACTGATTTTGGAACTTTAAATCTTAATTCTAATGGAACATTTACCTATCAACCAAACTCAAACTTTGCATCCGTTGATTCTTTTACTTATGTTGCAAACAATGGAACTCATAACAGTAACAATGCAACTGTAACAATTTCAGTCATCCCCGTAAATGATGCACCAATAGCTCAAGATGATATAGCACAAACCCAACAAAACGTCCAAACTAGTATTGATGTCCTTGAAAATGATTCTGATGTAGAAGATGATTCACTGAGCATCATTCTAGTAGTTGATCCCACAGTTACAAAAGGTACAGTTGAACTAGCTGATTCAAAGATTCTATTTACTCCACAAAATGACTTTGTAGGTGAGACAAGCTTCTCATATATGGCCTCAGATGGTGATAAAACAAGTAATTCAGCTAATGTAACAGTTACTGTTGTTGCAGCACCAGATGATGATACTATTATTGAACAACTCTTAGCACAAATTCAATCATTATTAGATAAAATTCTAAACTTGGAAAATGAAATTACAACGCTACAAGAAGAGAACAGTGCACTTGCATTGAGAAATGCCGAACTTGAAGATATTATTGCTAATGGAACTTCAACTGATGATGATAAAGATGATAACAATAATGATAAAGTAATTGTATGCCACAAAGGTAAGAACACTCTTTCAGTCTCTGAAAATGCAGTATCTGCACATCTCAAACATGGAGATGAGCTTGGAAAATGTGATGGTGATACTGAAATCTCTCCAAAAAAAGTGATCAAAAATGAGATTAAAGAATTAAAATTTGAGTATAAAATTGCAAAAAAAGAATTAAAGAATGACTTTAAAGAACAAGAAAAAGATCTTAAAAAACAATACAAAGA